In Thunnus thynnus chromosome 13, fThuThy2.1, whole genome shotgun sequence, the following proteins share a genomic window:
- the LOC137196195 gene encoding T-cell immunoglobulin and mucin domain-containing protein 4-like isoform X2, producing the protein MLPLRLYSFTCVCVLTVPACVSAVTSETVVGVAGRSVTLPCRSEAMRQSGVGLCWGRGEPTLFTCRDILIKTAGDQVTYRKSDRYSVSSSPSDGVSYLSILNSQPSDSGFYHCRVERPGLFNDQILHVHLIIISGRSDVSDWPATQTSELSGDGDAGDLNAPPTTTGSSRGDEPAEKGSDVTGDDTTGPMVAPVQSPVQQVNSLQIFIGHTLRLSFIIFIPALMLTAAYRVWRTNQRAAADGKLNQSEEEDSSV; encoded by the exons ATGCTGCCGCTCCGTCTCTACAGCTTCACCTGCGTCTGCGTCCTCACAG TGCCGGCCTGCGTGTCGGCGGTCACCTCGGAGACGGTGgtgggcgtggctgggcggagCGTGACGTTGCCGTGCCGCTCAGAGGCGATGAGGCAGAGCGGAGTCGGGTTGTGCTGGGGGAGGGGAGAGCCGACGCTGTTCACCTGCCGCGACATTCTGATCAAGACGGCTGGAGATCAGGTCACATACAGGAAGTCGGACAG GTACTCCGTCTCCTCCTCGCCGTCCGATGGCGTCTCCTATCTGTCCATCTTAAACTCTCAACCGTCAGATTCTGGTTTCTATCACTGCAGAGTCGAGCGTCCCGGCCTCTTCAACGACCAAATACTCCACGTTcacctcatcatcatcagcg GTCGCTCTGATGTCTCCGACTGGCCAGCGACACAAACCTCTGAGCTGTCAGGAGACGGCGACGCTGGGGACCTGAACGCACCACCAACTACAACAG GTTCCAGCAGAGGAGACGAGCCGGCGGAgaaaggaagtgatgtcacaggAGACGACACCACGGGACCAATGGTGGCGCCGGTCCAG tCACCTGTTCAGCAGGTAAACAGTCTGCAGATCTTCATCggacacacactcagactctccttcatcatcttcatacCTGCACTGATGCTGACAGCTGCTTACA GAGTCTGGaggaccaatcagagagcagcgGCTGACGGGAAGCTGAACCaatcagaggaggaggacagttCTGTGTAG
- the LOC137196195 gene encoding hepatitis A virus cellular receptor 1-like isoform X1 has product MLPLRLYSFTCVCVLTVPACVSAVTSETVVGVAGRSVTLPCRSEAMRQSGVGLCWGRGEPTLFTCRDILIKTAGDQVTYRKSDRYSVSSSPSDGVSYLSILNSQPSDSGFYHCRVERPGLFNDQILHVHLIIISGRSDVSDWPATQTSELSGDGDAGDLNAPPTTTAGSSRGDEPAEKGSDVTGDDTTGPMVAPVQSPVQQVNSLQIFIGHTLRLSFIIFIPALMLTAAYRVWRTNQRAAADGKLNQSEEEDSSV; this is encoded by the exons ATGCTGCCGCTCCGTCTCTACAGCTTCACCTGCGTCTGCGTCCTCACAG TGCCGGCCTGCGTGTCGGCGGTCACCTCGGAGACGGTGgtgggcgtggctgggcggagCGTGACGTTGCCGTGCCGCTCAGAGGCGATGAGGCAGAGCGGAGTCGGGTTGTGCTGGGGGAGGGGAGAGCCGACGCTGTTCACCTGCCGCGACATTCTGATCAAGACGGCTGGAGATCAGGTCACATACAGGAAGTCGGACAG GTACTCCGTCTCCTCCTCGCCGTCCGATGGCGTCTCCTATCTGTCCATCTTAAACTCTCAACCGTCAGATTCTGGTTTCTATCACTGCAGAGTCGAGCGTCCCGGCCTCTTCAACGACCAAATACTCCACGTTcacctcatcatcatcagcg GTCGCTCTGATGTCTCCGACTGGCCAGCGACACAAACCTCTGAGCTGTCAGGAGACGGCGACGCTGGGGACCTGAACGCACCACCAACTACAACAG CAGGTTCCAGCAGAGGAGACGAGCCGGCGGAgaaaggaagtgatgtcacaggAGACGACACCACGGGACCAATGGTGGCGCCGGTCCAG tCACCTGTTCAGCAGGTAAACAGTCTGCAGATCTTCATCggacacacactcagactctccttcatcatcttcatacCTGCACTGATGCTGACAGCTGCTTACA GAGTCTGGaggaccaatcagagagcagcgGCTGACGGGAAGCTGAACCaatcagaggaggaggacagttCTGTGTAG